The Acropora muricata isolate sample 2 chromosome 4, ASM3666990v1, whole genome shotgun sequence genome contains the following window.
CACTAAAAATGAGAATTTATGTCACTCGCAATTTTTCAGGTTGAGTCACAAGTTAAATTTTGCATTAGTCTTACCACCAAAGAGTAAATGTAAGTACAAGTGCAtcataaaaatataataatagtactgataaataaacaatagccttcatttggtgcgaaaatatgctcggatatttgtccacggacattatctgttccctagaagcgaacagttttccgagagcgaagctcgaggaaaactgtgggCTTCAAGGAACGGacaatgtccaaggacaaaaaatatccaagcatattttcacagccaaattgaggctattgtgtttattatccatcggttttaaaaatatggggaatatcctcggatattccccagttttagctggggaatattcgcccacgtgacgcgtttagaccaattgcgcgcgagcgaaaatatttgatggattataattgttaatattattagtgctattttgtgaaaaaagaaccatgattatattattattacatattctGTCTTTGAAACAGGAAAGATCCAATTCTTACAGTAGTTCATTTGTTCCTTCTGCAGTGACATTAAAACGCTTTGATGTAGCAAGATGGCCTCACGTTATTCTGTGAGTTGTTTAATATATGATTTTGTTAATAATAACAACCAGGGTCCGCTGACTTATCTGTTTTTAAGTTCAACTTGTCTTTTTTATTAGTATCCTATAAAACTATGTATCTCTTAAggaatcaataataattattattattgtgctcaAATCTAGGTTCTTTGCCTGCGATGAAAACATACCTGTTAGTTTATAACATATTTGAGAGTGCATCTCAGTAAATTAGCTATCAggttaacaaatagattccatgttgctgtgcgtttgttcagtaatagatcacagatgatgtcaaaatgtggtaagaacaaaaaagtggcacatgaggtgcagccgagtgtgtcactgatgttcgtACCAcatttgacgtcctctgtgatctattactgaacagacgcacagcaacatggaatctgtttgttttatataataaaaaaattaaaatacatggaaaaaatgcccttttatttcaaatttcgccactttaacagacacgaaaatagcactgacttaatcttatgtctataaaaaatgaagcgaactgattggttgctatgcttagcaaagaattgtgattggctcaaattcaaaataattcttattaaaaattaaaaaaaagttgaatcgagcgctgtcgtcatctgtgcgcctgtcctctaatagatcataggcgagaaccaattagaatgcgagaattacttgggttattatataattctTGTTTTAAGCACATGGAACTTTTGTTGCTTTCTTCCCAAGTCACTGAGAAAACAACGAGCATCTGCAAAAATTCTTTTAAGTTGCAAGTTTTCAAAGTTGTATTCACATTGCTGGCACTAAGCTTGTCAAAGCTACAttataacatagccagcaaagttgcaaaatttcagccaagcaatttgctttAGTCATCAGCATGCTCCATAATGTTGTGGATGCACACTAATGATGCAATGatgccattgaaatgcatgtcacTGTTTCAATGGATTTGGAGAAACTTAATATTGATAAAATAGTATCAGTGTTATAAAGCAATTGCTGCATGCTTAGGGCATGTTTGTCGAGTTATGGATCCACTTGTGAAGTTGCTGTTAGCGCTTGAGAAGTAAGAGTAAGAGTTGCATGCGGCCTCATAGCAGCAGAGTGCCACTCAACTTCTCAAGTCTCCTTTTTTCCGATAATGAGCCAATAtagttttttgttcattttatttatGACCCACTGTTGCTAGCTTattaaactaaaacaaaatattttgttaacTCTACTGTTAATACAAAATTTATCATTTAATTGTCTTAAATTTATTGTCAGTTACTATAGCTATCTATTGTTACATTAACACATTTAGTATTTTTTCATTGGTTCCCAATCTTTTATTTTACCTCTTGTATAAGTTACTTTTAAATTTGACTTCAGCCTGAAACAGGGAAAACAGTACACCTACTCAGACGGGAAGATGGATGAAGAATCGTTCATCAGATTTATTGAGAAAGGCTATGAATTAGCAGCATCGCAGCCAGTGCCACCTCAAATTAGCAAGTTGTAAGTGTTTTGTGCTACTTTTTTACCTCAGtcagaataattattttctccAACTTATTGACTAGGTGATGTGGCCAATATTATTAGTCATTTATTCAGCAGTTTGGTTGTGTGGCGTGGCAATGGAGGTCACACAAAAAAGGTCTGGCAGAGGATACAAAGGAAAGCAAAAAATACCACTTGTTTGATTCATGTCCTCCATTGTAAACATGCCCTGGTATGTGGTGGGGGTGGGGAGATACTCCCTAGCAATAGCTTAGTGGGTATGTGGGTCAAAATGTCATGATTGGAGTGACTATAATAGGGTTGCTTATTCAAAACAGTTAATATAATAAGGTCACACCCTCTGTAGACATTTGAACAGAGAAAATGACACATTGGGGTCTTAAAAATAAAAGATGGGATAACTCAAGGTCGGATAAAAGGAATAGTAATAATCAATGTTATTCGTGCGAAAACCGCCGTACGCGTTATCAATTATTGACAATGACTTGCATTTCACTGCATTCGCGTAGAGTGACTGCGGAAAAAACAATACCAAAGTGATGACTCCAAcaaatcacaacaggagcaaacagtaCGGTGAACCAATTAGAATTCCTTACAATTACTGGTACCGTGCTCAAAGTGCGGGAAAAATTGCGCAtgcaaggtgcgattggttttgctttggcttctcattggctaaaaaaaCTGGCACGAGAGTTTTAAGCCAACCATTCTTTTGCTTGCAACCTTTGCTTGCAACATGCAACCTATTTTTTGAACATGACACTTTCAACGGGTTGATGTGGAACCGATGGGTACAGAAAAATTGATTTCAGACTACAATCTTTACCTTTGGTTAAAAGTAACTAACATGGTGTATTTGCATTCAGACAGAATAGACATCAGTTTGTTCGCCTTCAAAGAGGCCAGTGGCATACACCCAGTGAATGAGGACTAAAGTACCCaataatgaaatgtttttcattatgCCTTCCATCGCAAACACACGGACTGCTTAAATCTCACATCAGTCAGTCTGGGCCTTGCCTggaaaaaatggttttcatttTTAGCCAGTAACGCACAGATATGTAgcttatcattatcattttttttttttgcacggctaaaagtaatattttgttttgattatTTAGTGATATCTTCATTGAGGGGCTCATGGACGATATTAAGGTAATTGCATTCTTTTCTTAGTTTAATGTGTGACACATTATTGATGATATCTTGCGTTAAGATGTTTTTGTGACAGATAATTTCCCCTTGTTCCTAGCTAGGAGGGCTCATCTTCAAATAACATTTGCTCTGAAAGCAAACCGTTGAAATGCGCGTGAAAGTTTCCTGCTACCAATTCGTTGAAAGAACACCTCTGCCGCGCGACTAGTTAAAGTATAAAGTTAATTTATGATCCATCCTATGTAAACTTGAACTAATACCAGAATACATATAGCCTTTAATTTCTGTGAGGGACGAAAAAGCGGTTTAATTACACCTGAACGCTCAAGACTTGACGCGAGTGAACGTCGAAAAATATCGTTTTCgttgcttttttttcctcagttGCACCCTAACTCCCTCTACTCATTGTATAATTTTCACGTTTTTAATctgtaattgtttttttcatcCTTTGCCAAAGTTTGTTATCTTTGAGTGTGGTGGTGCCTAAGGGCTCAGTCAAAACAAATGTCACCAGATGCCATTATGTAATAAATCAATATTGCCTCTTGAAAGTTGGTATGGAATCTTTTCCCTGAAAGACCGTTAAGTTATTCAGTCGGAATATACTCAGAGGTAGATTTACTACTTAGATGCTATTTCGCACTGTTCGCTCGTAATTTCGAAGTTGAAGTCAGTTTCTCCAAAAATTTTTGCATTTAACACTCATTTCGTGGTGTTTTTAGGAAGAGACAAAGAAAGGTTGGCCTCCGGCTCACCAATAAAACAAGCAATTAGCTCTTCAGCTCCATTATCTGTAGCCGTCCATTGAATCAATGGCGACATTCTTTTATAATTTGAATATAGCAGCTTCTCCAGAGATAAGCTTCTCAAATTTTGCGCACATTTTCCTCTTCCACACGAGAATCTGTTGGTCccatttatttttcctttctctttcttgttatgtttcatTTCTAACCTTCGTGCAAGATCTCGAGATCTCGTGAAACTGAAGAAAAGCGAAAACAAAGGGCTAACAAAAGCTAAAGAAATTAactaaagaagacaaaaaagcaCCATCGACTCTGcattatttcatgtttttctgTTGATCCCGCAAATTATCATTGTAATTCTTGCCCGTCGGCAATTTGGGTTTTTCAAAGATAGAGAATGCATGGATTTCTTAAGCTTAACTTTGCTATaagtaacgagaaatataattTTATGCATCGACGGGACTCGTACCCGTAACACTTCTGAGAACAGAAATTCACTAAGAGActtgcattttattttttataagcGTCATAAGCGTCATGTCCCCTCTAATCTCGGCCTCACTTGCTGTTGTAACGGGTATTGTCGCTACGGTTTTTGTACTTTTTTGTCACCTTAAACTTGTTTAGTTGATTCTGCTGAGGCAGCATCATTTGATTTTTAGCCTTTtttattggggggggggggggttaattGAGGGTAGAAGGATAAATGACCCCCATTTTAGGTGCATTTGTTTTCTTGCCGTCAACGCGGCAACTAATCAAGGTTTTCCACAATTGTGTTACTGCGTtgttcaaatgactgtcgaaaaaccaataccaaagtaatagtttttattcccaccaatcacaacaagagtaaacagcgcgggaaaaatcgcgcctTTAAGGTGCGaaagatttttctttgtttgcttccAATTGGTTGAAAAGGAAACGCGAGATTTTAaaaccaatcactaagcgtagcaatcgaaATTGCCGAGTTAATTACTTtcaaaagtcatttgaaaaattgctctaaatgtatatatttttctttttgtattatCATTAGCATATGATTCAGTTGAGGAAAAACGCAGCCGCTGTGATATTTTTTGCGGGAGTTTTGTTTGGTTTGATGTTGACTCCTGTGCTGAAGCTTTTAGCTGAGTGTCTTATTAACTCATTCACGCAAGAACCTGACCAGGATCTAGATGAAGGATTGGGCCAAGATGAAGTTGACGAGGATGAAGATCAAAatgaggaagaagaaaaaaaggagagataaactttaaaaaaaatcatatacTATTCGAAAGACGTGTAACTATTTAATAGTCCTCGTATTTTCCTTTAGTTCACATGTGAATGAGCCAGTGCTTCATTTAGCCTCGTTGACACAATCAAGTCAGTTTATTTGGCAATTTTTCGTTGGCAAATACATTTCGCTTGTGGACAAGGTAGCAAGCGGTTGTCACATACCTTTGACAGCAGACGATCAAACAAACACGGATCACTTGGGTCGTAACTGATATTTGACATCTATTCACGAAGATCAAATCCTTGAAAGGTTATTAAAATATCATGAAAAAACGGGGAACCTGGAAACCTCTTCTCACCCTTGAAAAAGTGTGGCAGTATCGCCTGATAGAAAAACTGAATTTGTCTTGTTCGTGTGAGATCTTTTTTGCGTCATAAAGAAAGATTATATATC
Protein-coding sequences here:
- the LOC136914680 gene encoding thioredoxin domain-containing protein-like, which gives rise to MAERMSFCYTCAFILLFESCFGDNSVKILNDESFEHLTQASTGATTGDWFIVFSFTDKDPECTECKKADEAIAKAQEKLSHKLNFALVLPPKSKLTLKRFDVARWPHVILLKQGKQYTYSDGKMDEESFIRFIEKGYELAASQPVPPQISKFDIFIEGLMDDIKHMIQLRKNAAAVIFFAGVLFGLMLTPVLKLLAECLINSFTQEPDQDLDEGLGQDEVDEDEDQNEEEEKKER